From Ostreibacterium oceani, one genomic window encodes:
- a CDS encoding RelA/SpoT family protein, with translation MKQLFDNALLQPSPDALCRDLAVFYPDEASRLCAEETAQLLANLGMAVEVIRVGYVGRLRLQPEGLPAAAWTALNAVEQSLVTELEKLNLIDILHENKNQDIEKLRQMLIAMANDIRVVVIKLALQLVAMRHLSEYPEAKRLQLALQTRDIQAPLANRLGIAKIKWELEDLALKALEPTTYRLISSSLSEQRREREAYVESVIQQLQTELAGEGITQAKIYGRAKHINSIFSKMKKKHKRLEEIYDLLALRVQVDNLRDCYTVLGIVHSLWQHIPSEFDDYIANPKPNGYQSLHTAVVGPEGKTIEIQIRTHQMHEFAEHGVAAHWRYKENNAKSTVSEQQINWLRSLIAEPDEDLVEEFTAEIAEDRIYVITPQGKVMDLPNGATALDFAYHVHTDIGHRTKGARVNGHIVPISQALQTGDTVEILTGPKNQPSRDWLNSQYLKSPRARAKVRYFFKQLERDRAIEEGRDLLEGQLSRLHFSPKASVLLDAAKRFNYKTLEDLHAALGFGDLGLVAVVNYIEQQHTNNKIDFDDIETRLSRIPIRHHKKKSGSVTIAGIDDLLISMATCCNPVPPEPITGYITKTKGIRIHRHDCKNLQAMAITHPDNTITVEWVPGLYGFSTLLHIQGQDRIGLLRDISQALVNEGVTIQKANFGRDEDLNINLQMQITVHDTDHLHRALEKIKQIKNIQSAIRVEGSLSS, from the coding sequence ATGAAGCAATTGTTCGATAACGCATTACTCCAGCCATCACCAGATGCACTGTGTCGGGATTTGGCGGTGTTTTATCCAGATGAAGCCTCGCGGCTCTGTGCGGAAGAAACCGCGCAGCTGCTTGCTAATTTGGGAATGGCGGTCGAAGTTATTCGGGTGGGGTATGTCGGTCGATTAAGGCTGCAACCTGAGGGGTTACCAGCCGCTGCGTGGACGGCGTTAAATGCCGTTGAGCAGTCGCTGGTTACAGAGCTAGAAAAGCTTAATTTAATTGATATTCTTCACGAAAATAAAAACCAAGATATTGAGAAGTTGCGTCAAATGCTGATTGCCATGGCAAACGATATTCGCGTGGTGGTGATTAAACTGGCGCTGCAGCTTGTCGCGATGCGACATTTATCGGAATACCCAGAGGCCAAGCGTCTACAGCTTGCGCTACAAACCCGTGACATTCAAGCCCCCTTGGCCAATCGGTTGGGTATCGCAAAAATCAAGTGGGAATTAGAAGATCTCGCGCTAAAAGCACTAGAGCCGACAACGTATCGATTGATTTCTAGCTCATTATCCGAGCAACGCCGTGAGCGCGAAGCGTATGTGGAGTCTGTCATCCAACAACTACAGACCGAATTAGCAGGCGAAGGAATCACACAGGCAAAAATTTACGGGCGCGCCAAGCATATCAATAGCATTTTTTCTAAAATGAAAAAAAAGCATAAACGGCTTGAGGAAATTTATGACCTATTAGCACTGCGTGTTCAAGTCGATAACTTGCGTGATTGTTATACGGTTTTGGGTATCGTGCATAGTCTATGGCAGCATATTCCATCAGAATTTGATGACTATATTGCCAACCCAAAACCCAATGGCTATCAGTCATTGCACACGGCGGTCGTTGGCCCTGAAGGCAAAACCATCGAAATACAAATCAGGACCCATCAAATGCACGAATTTGCAGAACATGGGGTTGCCGCGCACTGGCGCTACAAAGAAAATAACGCAAAATCGACGGTATCAGAGCAACAAATCAACTGGTTACGCTCATTGATTGCCGAGCCCGATGAAGACCTGGTCGAAGAATTTACGGCAGAAATCGCCGAAGACCGCATTTATGTGATTACGCCTCAGGGTAAAGTCATGGATTTGCCGAATGGTGCCACGGCACTGGACTTTGCCTACCACGTGCATACGGATATCGGGCACCGAACCAAAGGCGCGCGTGTCAATGGTCATATTGTGCCGATTTCACAGGCTTTGCAAACGGGTGATACCGTTGAAATTTTGACAGGCCCCAAAAACCAACCTAGCCGAGATTGGCTGAATTCACAGTATTTAAAATCACCCCGTGCTCGCGCAAAAGTCCGTTATTTTTTTAAACAATTAGAGCGTGATAGGGCCATAGAAGAAGGGCGAGATTTGCTCGAAGGACAATTAAGCCGATTGCATTTTTCACCCAAAGCCAGCGTGTTATTAGATGCGGCAAAACGATTTAATTACAAAACCCTAGAAGATTTACATGCTGCGCTAGGATTCGGAGATTTAGGGTTGGTTGCTGTGGTCAATTATATTGAGCAGCAACACACAAATAATAAAATAGATTTTGATGATATCGAAACGCGGTTGTCGCGCATTCCAATCCGTCACCACAAAAAAAAATCAGGTAGTGTGACGATTGCAGGGATTGATGATTTGTTGATTTCGATGGCGACGTGTTGCAACCCTGTACCACCTGAACCAATCACCGGTTATATTACAAAAACCAAAGGTATTCGCATCCATCGCCATGATTGCAAAAATCTACAAGCAATGGCGATAACGCATCCCGACAATACTATTACCGTGGAGTGGGTGCCAGGGTTGTATGGGTTTTCAACATTGTTGCATATCCAAGGACAAGACCGCATTGGCTTGTTGCGTGATATTTCACAGGCCTTGGTCAATGAAGGAGTCACCATTCAAAAAGCAAACTTCGGACGCGATGAGGATTTAAATATTAACTTGCAAATGCAAATTACCGTGCATGACACCGATCATTTGCACCGAGCGCTTGAAAAAATAAAACAAATAAAAAACATACAATCGGCGATTCGTGTCGAAGGTAGCCTGTCTTCGTAG
- a CDS encoding extracellular solute-binding protein, with the protein MNDLMRLILIVFLLGTQANAQTIKTRAELPNDLVWQTNTDTPIFASEAAVRGGVFRMMMDDFPPTFRRVGPNANSSFRSYLDRNQLSLISLHPQTREIIPELATHWAVGSDNQTAYYRLNRKARWSDGEPVTADDYLFTMTFMRSPHIVAPWYNNYYTEQVVDVRKYDDYTISVKFATERPIEDILLNTSISPTPQHFHQLDENWVQWANWRIEPTTGAYQIGHFRKGRYIDFVRVSDWWGDDEHYFRHRFNVDRIRLKVVRNLNTAWIMFLKGDLDSFGLVLPEYWHERANHEKFDNGWIRRFWFYNETPQPSIGLFINLADPLFADKRVRDAIAYSLNIDKMNQTLMRGDYDRLPNFHTGYGEYSNPAIQAKPFDLATASKLLDAAGWQQRGDDGIRLKNEQRLSFRVSYSQANHTSRLALLKEEMKKAGIDMQLQLLTGASAYRNIMEKKHQVAWMGWGGGLRPAYRQHFHSDNAHKPQTNNITNTDDARMDRLIEDYRAATTKPERIRLAHEIQEKIVDIGAYIPTYMVPYTREAAWAYVQLPDSIAPKTAATLFDPMGLGTLWIDESIREKINNKVTLPAVTVIDERYRLKTDDTIPAAPTNDNNRRQ; encoded by the coding sequence ATGAATGATTTGATGCGTCTGATACTGATAGTTTTTCTACTGGGTACGCAGGCCAATGCTCAGACGATTAAAACACGGGCAGAATTACCCAACGATTTGGTTTGGCAAACGAATACAGACACCCCCATTTTTGCCAGTGAAGCGGCCGTTCGCGGCGGTGTTTTTCGCATGATGATGGATGACTTTCCGCCGACTTTTCGCCGTGTCGGGCCTAACGCCAACTCGAGCTTTCGTAGCTATTTAGACCGCAACCAGCTGAGTTTGATTTCGTTGCATCCACAGACACGAGAGATTATTCCTGAGTTAGCGACACATTGGGCCGTGGGTTCGGATAACCAAACGGCGTATTATCGGCTCAATCGCAAAGCGCGTTGGTCAGATGGAGAGCCAGTGACGGCGGATGATTATTTGTTTACGATGACGTTTATGCGTTCACCGCATATTGTGGCGCCTTGGTATAACAACTATTATACAGAGCAAGTTGTTGATGTCAGAAAATACGATGATTATACGATTTCGGTAAAATTTGCTACCGAGCGCCCTATTGAAGACATCCTGTTAAATACGAGTATTTCGCCGACACCCCAGCACTTTCATCAGCTTGACGAAAACTGGGTGCAGTGGGCTAACTGGCGGATTGAGCCCACAACCGGTGCGTATCAGATTGGACATTTTCGCAAAGGGCGATATATTGATTTTGTGCGGGTGAGTGATTGGTGGGGTGATGATGAGCACTATTTCCGTCATCGCTTTAATGTGGATCGTATTCGTCTCAAAGTCGTTAGAAACCTAAACACCGCCTGGATTATGTTTTTAAAAGGTGATTTAGATTCGTTTGGCTTGGTGTTGCCGGAGTATTGGCATGAGCGCGCTAACCATGAAAAATTTGACAACGGCTGGATCCGTCGGTTTTGGTTTTATAATGAAACACCGCAACCATCCATAGGCTTATTTATCAATTTGGCTGATCCCTTGTTTGCTGATAAACGGGTGCGTGATGCCATTGCCTATAGCCTTAATATCGATAAGATGAACCAAACACTGATGCGGGGTGACTATGACCGCTTGCCCAATTTTCACACCGGTTACGGTGAGTATTCAAACCCCGCAATTCAAGCCAAACCGTTTGATTTAGCTACCGCCAGCAAATTACTAGACGCCGCAGGCTGGCAGCAGCGTGGCGATGACGGTATTCGGCTAAAAAACGAGCAACGATTGAGTTTTCGGGTGAGTTACAGTCAAGCAAACCATACTTCACGGTTGGCACTACTCAAAGAAGAAATGAAAAAAGCAGGTATCGATATGCAGTTGCAATTGCTGACGGGGGCATCGGCGTACCGAAATATTATGGAGAAAAAGCACCAAGTGGCTTGGATGGGTTGGGGCGGTGGTTTGCGACCGGCTTATCGGCAGCATTTTCATTCAGACAATGCGCACAAACCACAGACTAACAATATCACCAATACAGACGATGCGCGAATGGATCGGTTGATTGAGGACTATCGTGCCGCAACGACCAAGCCCGAGCGCATCCGTTTAGCCCACGAGATCCAAGAAAAAATCGTTGACATTGGGGCTTATATTCCAACTTATATGGTGCCTTACACAAGAGAAGCGGCGTGGGCCTATGTGCAATTACCCGATTCGATTGCACCGAAAACAGCCGCCACTTTATTTGACCCAATGGGATTGGGCACACTGTGGATAGACGAATCTATTCGCGAAAAAATAAACAACAAGGTCACCTTGCCAGCAGTGACTGTCATTGATGAACGTTATCGGCTGAAAACTGATGACACAATACCTGCAGCGCCAACGAATGACAATAACCGACGACAATAA
- a CDS encoding DUF58 domain-containing protein, whose amino-acid sequence MNASFVVKLKQWINQWSGSSPDNKAAQGDAALPQGTTPNSASGVHKLDKHRPFIKRLTTVVPAGERIDLSMRRAYILPTLKGVYFAITVVILFIWSTNYALSLGYAITFLLAILGLAIAVLTVKNLASVSLSAMGDSHYFAGEAAFFYLQLHGVENTGAIAISARRNGLFSAPVCVQAGEQTKLAVPLDDNTRGRKTLTHVRISSDYPIGIFCSWVWLHFDTQIVIYPKPQGGIALTQILRRAGVEAGGLNRDGTEDFMQLSDYQLGDNLRQMVWKKAALGVLQIKRFQGGSGVDCLLDFHDPILADLSLEAKLSQLCQWALDAEKQGVRYGLLLPTQTIATNRGASHQRQVLEALACF is encoded by the coding sequence GTGAATGCATCATTTGTCGTCAAATTAAAGCAATGGATTAATCAGTGGTCAGGGTCGTCTCCAGACAACAAAGCCGCCCAAGGTGATGCCGCTTTGCCCCAGGGAACAACGCCTAACTCCGCAAGCGGCGTGCACAAGCTAGATAAGCACCGTCCTTTTATTAAACGACTCACCACCGTCGTGCCCGCAGGTGAGCGTATCGACCTGTCAATGCGCCGCGCCTATATATTGCCAACACTAAAAGGCGTGTATTTTGCAATAACGGTGGTGATTTTATTTATTTGGTCGACCAACTATGCCTTGTCGCTGGGTTATGCCATTACTTTTTTATTGGCTATTCTGGGCTTAGCGATTGCGGTGCTGACCGTGAAAAATTTAGCAAGCGTTTCATTGAGCGCAATGGGTGATTCGCACTATTTTGCGGGCGAAGCCGCGTTTTTTTATTTACAACTTCATGGTGTGGAAAATACAGGGGCTATCGCCATTAGCGCCCGTCGCAATGGTCTGTTTTCTGCGCCAGTTTGTGTGCAAGCAGGCGAGCAAACTAAACTGGCCGTGCCGTTAGATGATAACACGCGCGGTCGTAAAACGCTGACTCACGTAAGGATTAGTAGTGACTACCCAATCGGAATTTTTTGTAGCTGGGTGTGGCTGCATTTTGATACGCAAATCGTCATCTACCCAAAGCCACAGGGCGGTATTGCGTTAACACAAATACTGCGCCGTGCAGGTGTTGAGGCTGGTGGTCTCAATCGTGATGGTACAGAGGATTTTATGCAGTTAAGCGACTATCAATTGGGCGATAACTTACGGCAGATGGTCTGGAAAAAAGCCGCGTTAGGGGTTTTGCAAATTAAACGATTTCAAGGTGGCAGCGGTGTCGATTGTCTGTTGGATTTTCATGACCCAATACTGGCTGATTTGTCATTAGAAGCCAAACTCTCTCAGTTGTGCCAATGGGCGCTTGATGCTGAAAAACAAGGCGTTCGTTATGGGCTGTTGCTGCCCACGCAAACCATCGCGACTAACCGTGGCGCATCGCATCAACGCCAAGTACTGGAAGCGCTCGCATGTTTTTAA
- a CDS encoding ATP-binding cassette domain-containing protein, whose product MNILSVKGLSVSFLAEDTGQYQPVVHGIDFAIGRGEVLALVGESGSGKSVTAMSLIQLLPANKVRIQADEMHYDSGDHNDNNDFNDNNDFDAHDVANADSKAGIALNTLTPDALRAIRGREIGVIFQDPLSALNPVQRVGHQVTEVFALHRHDIAPKDYERCVIELFEKVGIKDAAEKIKAYPHQLSGGMRQRVMIAIALAARPKLLIADEPTTSLDVTIQAKILALLQDLQAEYGMSLLFISHDLAVVRAISHRVAVMYQGQIVEVNETERLINQPQHPYTQKLLAASRLIREA is encoded by the coding sequence ATGAATATATTGAGCGTAAAAGGATTAAGCGTTAGCTTTTTAGCCGAAGACACAGGGCAGTATCAGCCAGTTGTGCACGGGATTGATTTTGCGATTGGTCGTGGTGAAGTGCTGGCGCTAGTCGGTGAATCGGGTTCGGGTAAATCAGTCACAGCGATGTCACTGATTCAATTGCTACCTGCAAATAAGGTACGCATTCAGGCCGATGAAATGCACTATGATAGCGGTGATCATAACGATAACAACGATTTCAACGATAATAACGACTTCGACGCGCACGATGTAGCTAACGCGGACAGTAAGGCAGGGATTGCGCTAAATACGTTAACACCTGATGCACTCCGTGCCATTCGTGGGCGTGAAATTGGCGTCATTTTCCAAGACCCCTTGTCGGCGTTAAACCCCGTTCAACGCGTTGGGCATCAAGTCACCGAAGTTTTTGCCTTACATCGCCACGATATTGCGCCCAAAGATTACGAACGTTGCGTCATTGAGCTGTTTGAAAAAGTAGGTATTAAAGATGCCGCTGAAAAAATCAAAGCTTATCCCCATCAATTGTCAGGCGGTATGCGCCAGCGGGTGATGATTGCCATTGCCTTGGCGGCAAGACCGAAACTATTAATTGCAGACGAGCCAACCACGTCGTTGGATGTGACGATTCAGGCCAAAATTTTAGCATTACTACAAGATTTACAAGCAGAGTATGGAATGAGTTTGTTGTTTATTTCGCATGATTTGGCGGTCGTTCGTGCCATATCGCATCGTGTTGCCGTGATGTACCAAGGTCAGATTGTCGAAGTCAATGAGACGGAAAGGCTGATTAATCAGCCGCAACATCCTTATACCCAAAAATTACTGGCCGCTAGCCGTTTAATTCGTGAGGCGTAA
- a CDS encoding ATP-binding cassette domain-containing protein → MSILSLQNISKKYPIQRGIFKRTVGYASILRDVSFTVNAGEILAIVGESGCGKSTLARLMMGLEAPSGGQVFYEGKRIDNLSYRRQMPIRRAIQLVFQDPSAALNERFSVGKLLQEPLDIHRIGTKDERMAAVHHALTQVELPPDFSERYPHELSGGQRQRVAIARSIILQPSLLFLDEPLSALDVSLQGQMLALFKKLQQTMELTLVIISHDLGLVEHFSTRTLVLHYGEIAELRDTAELFAAPEHDYTKTLLASIPNQMGKTRF, encoded by the coding sequence ATGTCGATTTTAAGTTTACAAAACATCAGTAAAAAATACCCCATTCAGCGCGGCATCTTTAAACGGACGGTGGGGTATGCGTCGATACTTCGTGATGTGAGTTTTACGGTAAACGCAGGTGAAATTCTTGCCATTGTGGGTGAATCGGGGTGTGGTAAATCAACGCTAGCACGGCTAATGATGGGGCTTGAAGCGCCTTCGGGCGGGCAAGTGTTTTATGAGGGAAAACGGATTGACAATTTATCGTATCGCCGACAAATGCCGATTAGGCGTGCTATTCAGTTAGTTTTTCAAGACCCTAGTGCGGCATTGAACGAACGATTTTCAGTCGGGAAACTACTACAAGAACCGCTAGATATTCATCGAATTGGCACGAAAGACGAACGCATGGCTGCCGTTCATCACGCACTAACACAGGTTGAATTGCCGCCAGATTTTAGCGAGCGCTACCCACATGAGCTCTCAGGCGGGCAACGCCAGCGGGTGGCGATAGCCCGTTCGATTATTTTACAACCGTCGTTGTTGTTTTTAGACGAGCCTCTGTCGGCACTGGATGTGTCTTTGCAAGGTCAAATGTTAGCGCTTTTTAAAAAGTTGCAGCAAACCATGGAGCTAACCTTGGTGATTATTTCGCATGATTTAGGGTTGGTTGAGCATTTTTCGACCCGTACTTTGGTGTTGCATTACGGAGAAATCGCTGAATTGCGCGATACTGCCGAATTGTTTGCTGCACCAGAACATGACTATACGAAAACCTTGTTGGCCAGTATCCCGAATCAAATGGGTAAAACACGATTTTAG
- a CDS encoding ABC transporter permease subunit: protein MSSITAERIKRFKSIKRGYYSAWALLVLFFLSLGAELIANNRALLVKYQDQYYFPIYGKVLSGETFGLPYAYETNYRELQQQFAENSSGDWVLMPPIPYGPIESDLRPDLFVPTAPDFAAKHYLGTDNAGRDVLARLIYGFRLAFLFALLLMGLQFLIGVFFGALMGYCGRLTDLIGLRLVEVWSAIPFLYIIMIMAAVVPQRGFWVLLIIMALFSWMGMAELIRTSVYREKSRDYILAARAIGASHGRIILSHILPNTMAVIVTLLPFSIAGGISALTALDYLGFGLPPPAPSWGELLQQGVERLDKPWIVLSTVSVLSVVLVLVTFVGEAIREAFDPRRFSIYE from the coding sequence ATGTCAAGTATTACGGCAGAGCGCATCAAGCGCTTTAAATCGATTAAGCGAGGTTATTATTCGGCATGGGCTTTGTTGGTGTTGTTTTTTTTATCACTCGGTGCCGAGCTGATTGCCAATAACCGTGCGTTACTCGTCAAATACCAAGACCAGTACTATTTTCCGATTTATGGCAAAGTACTCAGTGGCGAGACGTTTGGTTTGCCTTATGCCTATGAAACCAATTACCGTGAGTTGCAACAGCAATTCGCTGAGAACAGCAGCGGCGATTGGGTGCTGATGCCACCGATTCCTTATGGGCCGATTGAGTCGGATTTGCGCCCTGATTTGTTTGTGCCGACCGCCCCTGATTTTGCCGCCAAACACTATTTAGGCACCGATAACGCAGGCCGTGATGTGTTGGCACGTTTGATTTATGGTTTTCGTTTGGCGTTTTTGTTTGCTTTGCTACTCATGGGGTTGCAGTTTTTAATCGGTGTTTTTTTTGGTGCATTGATGGGCTACTGCGGACGTTTGACCGACTTGATTGGCTTGCGGCTGGTTGAAGTCTGGTCAGCGATTCCTTTTTTATATATTATTATGATTATGGCGGCAGTTGTTCCTCAGCGCGGGTTTTGGGTATTGTTAATCATCATGGCATTGTTTAGCTGGATGGGGATGGCAGAGCTTATTCGGACATCGGTTTATCGTGAGAAAAGCCGTGATTATATTCTGGCTGCTCGCGCGATTGGGGCATCGCATGGCCGTATTATTCTCAGTCATATTTTGCCGAATACAATGGCGGTGATTGTGACCCTATTGCCATTTAGCATTGCAGGTGGTATTTCTGCACTAACGGCGTTGGATTATTTGGGGTTTGGTTTGCCGCCGCCTGCGCCTAGCTGGGGCGAGTTGTTACAGCAAGGTGTAGAACGCTTGGATAAACCGTGGATTGTGTTATCGACGGTGTCGGTGCTATCAGTGGTTTTGGTGTTAGTGACATTTGTGGGTGAGGCGATTCGCGAAGCCTTTGACCCGAGGCGGTTTAGTATTTATGAATGA
- a CDS encoding AAA family ATPase: protein MTAQLRELESSLNQIIVGKPEQVRLALVCLLARGHLLIEDLPGAGKTTLAKAFAALMGLDNNRIQFTADLLPADITGAMIYQVNTHEFTLQKGPIFTNILLADEINRASPKCQSALLEAMEERQISIEGQTLTLAAPFFVIATQNPSDQYGTYPLPESQLDRFLFRISLGYLDASAELSVLMGQDRATQLQQTQPLMSQSALLALQAQVETVFVSEAIANYVRALLQATRHHERFLHGLSTRAGLALMRAAQAYAFVCEKKSVYPEHVQAVFPAVAYHRLIAKNNTNSAHHEQVMKILAEVELGL, encoded by the coding sequence ATGACAGCGCAATTACGAGAGTTAGAATCTTCCCTGAATCAAATCATCGTGGGTAAACCAGAGCAAGTTCGTTTGGCGTTGGTTTGTTTGCTGGCGCGCGGGCATTTGTTGATAGAGGACTTGCCTGGTGCGGGCAAAACAACGCTAGCCAAAGCATTTGCCGCATTGATGGGGCTGGACAATAACCGCATCCAATTTACGGCGGATTTATTGCCAGCTGATATTACGGGTGCGATGATTTATCAGGTCAATACGCATGAATTCACTTTGCAAAAAGGACCCATTTTTACCAATATCTTATTGGCAGATGAGATCAATCGCGCTTCCCCCAAATGCCAATCGGCATTACTTGAGGCGATGGAAGAGCGACAAATTTCTATCGAAGGACAAACGTTGACGTTAGCGGCCCCATTTTTTGTTATTGCAACCCAAAATCCATCGGATCAATATGGTACGTATCCACTGCCAGAATCACAGTTGGATCGATTTTTGTTTCGCATTTCACTGGGCTATTTGGATGCCAGTGCGGAATTATCCGTGCTGATGGGGCAAGACCGCGCGACGCAATTACAGCAAACGCAACCATTAATGAGCCAATCTGCCTTGTTGGCATTACAAGCACAAGTGGAGACGGTTTTTGTCTCTGAGGCAATTGCCAATTATGTCCGTGCACTGCTGCAAGCCACACGCCACCATGAGCGTTTTTTGCACGGTCTATCAACGCGTGCTGGGCTGGCTTTGATGCGCGCAGCGCAAGCGTATGCGTTTGTTTGTGAGAAAAAATCAGTGTATCCTGAGCATGTGCAGGCGGTTTTTCCTGCGGTGGCTTACCATCGGTTAATTGCTAAAAACAATACGAATTCGGCGCACCATGAACAAGTGATGAAAATCCTCGCAGAGGTCGAGTTGGGGCTTTAG
- a CDS encoding transglutaminase family protein, with amino-acid sequence MFLSQLKRLDIPRAKDLSSSQLFQLMLAYGLISLPLIRLFPMWLTGVVLLTLTLKAVSIAFRLTISKWIALAILIGAIGLVVVNFNQFGKEYAGLALLFVFASLKLLEAKESRDAFLLMLIYCLLIMGALMANKHFFNFIYLVICLLFVVLMQWRIDTPQSARMSWGKQSGALFKLLIISLPFVVGLFYLFPRFQPLWAQPSRPTANTGLSDEMTPNSLTQLVQDGGLAFRVQFDGDAPPANQQYWRGPVLTQFDGKTWRRSRFTNQPPPTLQVNPDSQIRYTMVHDGETNRWLVPLDLPGEIPSGAEMNRQFEMLASRDLVQPKQFPMMSYARYSLTDINAREREFLTQIPQNIYPKTLALARELRQASATSMDFVNATWQYFRDNEFYYDLEPPPGNDDMDRFLFTNRVGYCEHYASVFAFMMRSQGIPTRVVTGYQGSEYNPIAKEYEVRQLHAHAWTEVYIDGQGWIRIDPTAAVAPDRISRADIANSVRNSDALSFGDRWQNQSETVKRLGQSLRALNSFWQNWVINYDEDKQNSLWQKLGLEKIKYVVWLFFILVMLPLVGGVLFWLSRLRQQRLKDPVQKMLQPFMQRLAKHGIIKSPSDSLMALVLAHEAELGDCYSAALAVAYSHQQLRYEMNMGTKSVEKASLARLQQHVDDFIQMKMAK; translated from the coding sequence ATGTTTTTAAGCCAACTTAAACGTCTAGACATACCGCGTGCCAAAGATTTATCATCATCTCAGTTGTTTCAACTGATGCTCGCTTATGGCTTAATTAGTTTACCGTTAATTCGACTGTTTCCGATGTGGTTGACGGGGGTTGTTTTGCTGACGCTGACGCTAAAAGCCGTATCAATCGCCTTTCGCCTGACGATTAGCAAATGGATTGCATTGGCGATTTTGATTGGCGCGATTGGATTAGTGGTTGTTAATTTTAATCAGTTTGGCAAAGAGTACGCAGGGCTTGCCTTGTTATTTGTGTTTGCGTCGCTAAAACTATTAGAGGCGAAAGAATCCCGCGATGCCTTTTTGCTGATGCTGATTTATTGCTTGTTAATCATGGGTGCGTTAATGGCAAATAAGCATTTTTTTAATTTTATTTATTTAGTGATTTGTCTGCTGTTTGTTGTGCTAATGCAATGGCGGATTGATACACCGCAATCGGCGCGTATGAGCTGGGGTAAACAAAGTGGTGCCTTGTTTAAGCTATTAATCATTAGTTTGCCTTTTGTGGTTGGATTATTTTACTTGTTTCCTCGATTTCAACCGTTGTGGGCGCAGCCCAGCCGACCCACGGCAAACACGGGGCTGTCGGATGAAATGACGCCGAATTCGCTGACACAGTTGGTTCAAGATGGGGGATTGGCTTTTCGTGTGCAATTTGATGGTGATGCCCCGCCTGCTAACCAACAGTATTGGCGCGGGCCTGTGTTGACGCAGTTTGATGGCAAAACGTGGCGGCGTAGCCGTTTTACCAATCAACCGCCACCGACCTTACAAGTCAACCCTGACAGTCAAATACGTTATACGATGGTGCACGACGGAGAAACCAATCGTTGGCTAGTGCCGCTTGATTTGCCAGGTGAGATTCCGTCTGGTGCCGAGATGAATCGTCAATTTGAGATGTTGGCGTCGCGTGATTTAGTGCAGCCTAAACAATTTCCGATGATGTCTTACGCGCGCTATTCACTGACTGATATCAATGCGCGTGAACGCGAATTTCTGACCCAGATTCCGCAAAATATCTACCCCAAAACATTAGCCTTGGCACGCGAATTGCGCCAAGCCAGCGCAACATCAATGGATTTTGTTAACGCAACGTGGCAGTATTTTCGTGATAATGAATTTTATTATGATTTAGAGCCACCGCCAGGCAATGATGATATGGATCGGTTTTTATTTACCAATCGGGTCGGGTATTGCGAACACTATGCGAGCGTTTTTGCCTTTATGATGCGCAGTCAAGGCATTCCCACCCGTGTTGTCACTGGCTATCAAGGTAGTGAATACAATCCGATTGCAAAAGAGTACGAAGTGCGCCAGCTACATGCGCATGCATGGACAGAGGTTTATATCGATGGGCAAGGTTGGATACGCATCGACCCAACCGCAGCCGTTGCCCCCGATCGAATTAGTCGCGCCGATATTGCCAATAGCGTGAGAAATAGCGATGCGTTATCATTTGGCGATCGCTGGCAAAATCAATCGGAAACGGTTAAACGACTGGGGCAATCATTGCGTGCGTTAAATAGTTTTTGGCAAAACTGGGTGATTAACTATGATGAGGACAAGCAAAACTCGTTGTGGCAAAAGCTGGGCTTGGAAAAAATAAAATATGTGGTGTGGTTATTTTTTATTTTGGTGATGCTACCGCTTGTGGGCGGTGTGCTTTTTTGGCTGTCTCGACTGCGTCAACAGCGTCTCAAAGACCCAGTACAAAAAATGTTACAACCCTTTATGCAACGATTGGCAAAGCATGGTATCATCAAGTCGCCGTCTGATTCATTAATGGCTTTGGTGTTAGCGCATGAAGCAGAATTAGGCGATTGTTATTCGGCGGCTTTGGCGGTGGCGTATAGTCATCAGCAGTTACGCTATGAGATGAATATGGGTACTAAATCAGTAGAAAAAGCCAGTTTGGCACGCCTGCAACAACACGTTGATGATTTTATACAAATGAAAATGGCCAAGTAA